A single window of Pseudoduganella plicata DNA harbors:
- a CDS encoding FixH family protein: MEHALTLTKPWYTQRWPWLLMAGPAIVLAACGYTGWIAFSQQDALVVGDYYRKGKAINQDLRRDRAAALLGVSATVRYDAADGKLAGRVAGRDAGALSGPVLLHLAHATQPDKDIRLLLHPAADGTFSIGLPMLERTRWVVLVEDEKKSWRLEGQWLWPTEPEIVLRAAE; encoded by the coding sequence ATGGAACACGCATTGACACTGACGAAGCCCTGGTACACGCAACGCTGGCCATGGCTGCTGATGGCCGGCCCCGCCATTGTGCTTGCCGCCTGCGGCTATACGGGCTGGATCGCCTTCTCGCAGCAGGACGCGCTGGTCGTCGGCGATTATTACAGGAAGGGCAAGGCGATCAATCAGGACCTGCGGCGCGACCGCGCGGCAGCGTTGCTGGGCGTATCCGCGACCGTGCGCTACGACGCCGCCGACGGCAAGCTGGCAGGCCGCGTCGCCGGCCGCGATGCCGGCGCCCTCAGCGGTCCCGTGCTGCTGCACCTGGCGCATGCAACGCAGCCGGACAAGGACATCCGCCTGCTGCTGCACCCCGCCGCCGATGGCACGTTCAGTATCGGCCTGCCGATGCTGGAACGCACCCGGTGGGTGGTGCTGGTAGAGGACGAGAAGAAGTCATGGCGCCTGGAAGGGCAGTGGTTGTGGCCCACCGAACCCGAGATCGTGTTGCGGGCGGCGGAGTAA
- the ccoG gene encoding cytochrome c oxidase accessory protein CcoG translates to MNSPEPQVIRMYEARQEIYPREARGRYASLRWLCVWLTQLTFYGLPWLTWNGRQAVLFDLVTRKFYLFGLVLWPQDFIYLAALLIVCAWLLFLVTAIAGRVWCGFSCPQTVYTEIFLWIERKIEGPRSARMAMAKQGPSLKKYSKKTAKHLAWGVVALWTGFTFVGYFTPIKLLGAATFTLAFGPWEWFWVLFYALATYGNAGWLREQVCKYMCPYARFQSSMFDRDTLIVTYDGKRGEPRGKVAKNTGKSINGGSCIDCTMCVQVCPTGIDIRNGLQYECIGCAACVDACDSVMDKVNQPRGLIRYSTDRAVVDGMTVHDIRRHAMRPRVLIYCAGLLLVVLAVASSLALRTPLKMDVIRDRGSMGREVDGGAIENVYRLQIMNTSERGHRYRIAARGLPGLALATADEVTLEGTETRAVPIRLRAPHGAGQTGSNKITVQLTALDDPALTVSETAVFIVPR, encoded by the coding sequence ATGAATTCGCCAGAACCCCAAGTCATCCGGATGTACGAAGCGCGGCAGGAGATCTATCCGCGCGAAGCCAGGGGACGCTACGCCAGCCTGCGCTGGCTGTGCGTCTGGCTCACACAGCTGACCTTCTATGGCCTGCCATGGCTGACCTGGAACGGTCGCCAGGCCGTGCTGTTCGATCTCGTCACCCGCAAGTTCTATCTGTTCGGCCTGGTGCTCTGGCCACAGGATTTCATCTACCTCGCCGCGCTGCTGATCGTCTGCGCGTGGCTGCTGTTCCTCGTCACGGCAATCGCCGGGCGCGTCTGGTGCGGCTTCTCCTGCCCCCAGACGGTCTACACGGAGATATTCCTGTGGATCGAGCGGAAGATCGAAGGGCCACGCAGCGCCCGCATGGCGATGGCGAAGCAGGGGCCGTCGCTGAAGAAATATTCGAAAAAGACGGCGAAGCACCTGGCGTGGGGCGTGGTCGCCCTGTGGACGGGCTTCACGTTTGTCGGCTACTTCACGCCAATCAAGTTGCTGGGCGCCGCCACGTTCACGCTGGCGTTCGGGCCGTGGGAATGGTTCTGGGTGCTGTTCTATGCGCTGGCGACCTACGGCAACGCCGGCTGGCTGCGCGAGCAAGTGTGCAAGTACATGTGTCCCTATGCCCGTTTCCAGAGTTCGATGTTCGACCGCGATACCCTGATCGTGACGTATGACGGCAAGCGCGGCGAGCCGCGCGGCAAGGTGGCGAAGAACACGGGCAAGAGCATCAACGGCGGCTCCTGCATCGACTGCACGATGTGCGTGCAGGTGTGCCCGACCGGCATCGACATCCGCAACGGCCTGCAGTACGAATGCATCGGCTGCGCTGCCTGCGTGGACGCCTGCGACAGCGTCATGGACAAGGTGAACCAGCCGCGTGGCCTGATCCGCTACAGCACCGACCGGGCCGTGGTCGACGGGATGACGGTGCACGACATCCGGCGCCACGCCATGCGTCCGCGCGTGCTGATCTACTGCGCCGGGCTGCTGCTCGTCGTCCTCGCGGTGGCAAGCTCGCTGGCGCTGCGCACGCCACTGAAGATGGACGTCATCCGCGACCGCGGCTCGATGGGGCGCGAGGTGGACGGTGGCGCGATCGAGAACGTCTACCGGCTGCAGATCATGAACACCTCCGAACGGGGTCACCGTTACCGCATCGCCGCGCGGGGCCTGCCCGGCCTGGCGTTGGCGACGGCCGATGAAGTGACGCTGGAGGGTACGGAAACGCGCGCGGTGCCGATCCGCCTGCGTGCGCCGCACGGTGCCGGGCAGACCGGTTCGAACAAGATCACGGTACAACTGACCGCTCTGGACGATCCGGCGCTGACGGTCAGCGAAACGGCCGTCTTCATCGTGCCGCGCTAG
- the ccoP gene encoding cytochrome-c oxidase, cbb3-type subunit III: MSDFTNNFWNLYIVVLTTLGVLGCAVLLYSQSKYKVARHNGPVGTTGHVWDEDLTELNTPMPRWWMWMFYLTIVFGIAYLFLYPGLGSYAGKLGWNSAKEYKAELARAESEYGPLFEKYRRQDLKAVAADAQAHAIGERLFLTYCAQCHGSDARGNKGFPNLTDKDWLHGGAPETIKQTIMNGRHGVMPPMGAALGSDKDIENVAHYVLSLSGSAASDPIKSVFGKSKFGACMACHGAGGIGNQALGAPNLSDKTWLYGGSAETIMETIRKGRDNTMPAFGDFLGESKVHVLSAYVWSLSNESR, encoded by the coding sequence ATGTCTGACTTCACCAACAACTTCTGGAACCTGTACATCGTCGTGCTGACAACGCTGGGCGTGCTCGGTTGCGCCGTGCTGCTGTATTCGCAGTCGAAATACAAGGTCGCCAGGCACAATGGCCCCGTGGGCACCACGGGTCACGTATGGGACGAGGACCTGACGGAACTGAACACGCCGATGCCGCGCTGGTGGATGTGGATGTTCTACCTGACGATCGTGTTCGGCATCGCCTACCTGTTCCTGTATCCGGGCCTGGGCTCCTACGCCGGCAAGCTTGGCTGGAATTCAGCCAAGGAATACAAGGCCGAACTGGCCAGGGCCGAGAGCGAATATGGTCCCCTGTTCGAAAAATACCGCCGGCAGGACCTGAAAGCCGTGGCGGCCGATGCGCAGGCGCACGCCATCGGCGAGCGCCTGTTCCTGACCTATTGCGCACAGTGCCATGGCTCCGATGCGCGCGGCAACAAGGGCTTCCCGAACCTGACGGACAAGGACTGGCTGCACGGCGGCGCGCCCGAGACGATCAAGCAGACGATCATGAACGGCCGCCACGGCGTGATGCCGCCGATGGGCGCGGCACTGGGTTCGGACAAGGACATCGAGAACGTCGCGCACTATGTCCTCAGCCTGTCGGGCAGCGCGGCGTCGGATCCGATCAAGAGCGTGTTCGGCAAGTCGAAGTTCGGCGCCTGCATGGCCTGCCACGGCGCCGGCGGCATCGGCAACCAGGCGCTGGGCGCGCCGAATCTGTCGGACAAGACCTGGCTGTACGGCGGCAGCGCCGAGACGATCATGGAAACGATCCGCAAGGGCCGCGACAATACCATGCCCGCATTTGGCGACTTTCTCGGCGAATCGAAGGTTCACGTGCTGTCCGCCTACGTGTGGAGCCTGTCGAACGAATCCAGGTAG
- a CDS encoding cbb3-type cytochrome oxidase subunit 3: MVIEQIFDSASSVMTVVSFITFAGIWAWAWSRRKQADFAQAAQLPFADEEKQDV; encoded by the coding sequence ATGGTAATCGAACAGATTTTCGACAGCGCCAGCAGCGTCATGACGGTGGTTTCGTTCATCACGTTTGCCGGTATCTGGGCCTGGGCCTGGTCCAGGCGCAAGCAGGCCGACTTCGCACAAGCCGCGCAACTGCCGTTCGCGGACGAGGAGAAACAAGATGTCTGA
- the ccoO gene encoding cytochrome-c oxidase, cbb3-type subunit II → MSFSHEWIEKNPWLLIAFVTLVVSVGGAVEIVPLFFQKSTTEPVAGLTHYTPLRLAGRDIYVREGCYACHSQMVRPFRAETERYGHYSVAGEFVFDRPFQWGSKRTGPDLARVGGRYSDEWHRTHLRNPRDVVPESNMPGYPWLAKTKLDAPGIVPRLRALQRLGDGYTEAEIAAAPAELADKTEEDALIAYLQGLGTLIKSRN, encoded by the coding sequence ATGAGTTTCTCCCATGAGTGGATCGAGAAGAACCCCTGGCTGCTGATCGCCTTCGTCACCCTGGTCGTGTCGGTGGGCGGCGCGGTGGAAATCGTGCCGCTGTTCTTCCAGAAATCGACGACGGAACCCGTGGCCGGCCTGACGCACTACACGCCGCTGCGCCTGGCGGGCCGCGACATCTACGTGCGCGAAGGCTGCTACGCCTGCCATTCGCAGATGGTGCGCCCGTTCCGCGCCGAGACCGAGCGTTATGGCCACTATTCCGTGGCCGGCGAGTTCGTGTTCGACCGCCCGTTCCAGTGGGGTTCCAAGCGCACGGGTCCCGATCTGGCGCGCGTGGGTGGCCGCTACAGCGACGAATGGCACCGCACGCACCTGCGGAACCCGCGTGATGTTGTGCCGGAATCGAACATGCCGGGCTACCCATGGCTGGCGAAGACGAAGCTGGACGCGCCGGGCATCGTGCCCAGGCTGCGCGCCCTGCAGCGCCTTGGTGACGGCTACACGGAGGCAGAGATCGCGGCGGCCCCCGCCGAGCTGGCGGACAAGACGGAAGAAGACGCCCTGATCGCCTACCTGCAAGGTCTGGGCACGCTGATCAAGTCGAGGAACTGA
- the ccoN gene encoding cytochrome-c oxidase, cbb3-type subunit I has translation MAQQLNYNYKVVKQFAIATVVWGIVGMLVGVIIAAQLAWPALNFDIPWLTYGRLRPLHTNGVIFAFGISGLFATSYYVVQRTCQVRLFSDKLAAFTFWGWQAVILSAVITLPMGLTRGKEYAELEWPITILIAIVWIAYAIVFFGTIVKRRVKHIYVANWFFGGYILAVTILHVVNGMSMPASMTKSYSMYTGVQDAMIQWWYGHNAVGFILTAGYLGMVYYFIPKQAERPVYSYRLSIVHFWALIFTYMWAGPHHLHYTALPDWTQSLGMVFSLILLAPSWGGMINGIMTLSGAWHKLRTDPILKLMIVSLSFYGMATFEGPMMSIKTVNSLSHYTDWGIAHVHGGALGWVGFITMGSIYYLLPRLAGRTRMYSTGLIDLHFWVATIGIVLYIAAMWIAGVMQGLMWRAVNPDGTLTYTFVESVKATYPYYVVRFVGGAMYLTGMLIMGYNTFMTLRGRETPVAAIPQLKAA, from the coding sequence ATGGCACAACAACTGAACTACAACTACAAGGTCGTGAAGCAGTTCGCGATTGCGACCGTGGTGTGGGGCATCGTCGGCATGCTGGTCGGCGTGATCATCGCCGCGCAGCTAGCGTGGCCCGCACTGAACTTTGACATTCCCTGGCTGACGTATGGCCGCCTGCGCCCGCTGCACACCAATGGCGTCATCTTCGCCTTCGGCATCAGCGGCCTGTTCGCGACGTCGTATTACGTGGTGCAGCGCACCTGCCAGGTGCGCCTGTTTTCGGACAAGCTGGCCGCCTTCACGTTCTGGGGCTGGCAGGCCGTCATCCTCTCGGCCGTCATCACGCTGCCGATGGGCCTTACGCGCGGCAAGGAGTACGCCGAGCTGGAATGGCCGATCACGATCCTCATCGCCATTGTCTGGATCGCCTACGCCATCGTCTTCTTCGGCACGATCGTCAAGCGCAGGGTCAAGCACATCTACGTGGCCAACTGGTTCTTCGGCGGCTACATCCTGGCCGTGACGATCCTGCACGTGGTGAACGGCATGAGCATGCCGGCATCGATGACGAAATCGTATTCGATGTACACCGGCGTGCAGGACGCGATGATCCAGTGGTGGTACGGGCACAACGCGGTAGGCTTCATCCTCACCGCAGGCTACCTGGGCATGGTGTACTACTTCATTCCCAAACAGGCCGAGCGTCCCGTGTATTCGTATCGCCTGTCGATCGTGCACTTCTGGGCGCTGATCTTCACCTACATGTGGGCCGGTCCGCACCATCTGCACTACACGGCACTGCCTGACTGGACGCAGTCGCTGGGCATGGTGTTCTCGCTGATCCTGCTGGCACCGTCGTGGGGCGGCATGATCAACGGGATCATGACCCTGTCGGGCGCATGGCACAAGCTGCGCACGGACCCGATCCTCAAACTGATGATCGTCTCGCTGTCGTTCTACGGCATGGCCACGTTCGAAGGTCCGATGATGTCGATCAAGACCGTCAATTCGCTCTCGCACTACACCGACTGGGGCATCGCCCACGTCCATGGCGGCGCGCTGGGCTGGGTGGGCTTCATCACGATGGGTTCCATCTACTACCTGCTGCCACGCCTGGCCGGCCGCACCAGGATGTACAGCACCGGCCTGATCGACCTGCACTTCTGGGTCGCCACCATCGGCATCGTCCTGTACATCGCCGCCATGTGGATCGCCGGTGTCATGCAGGGCCTGATGTGGCGCGCCGTGAACCCGGACGGCACGCTGACGTACACGTTCGTCGAAAGCGTCAAGGCAACGTATCCGTATTACGTGGTGCGTTTCGTCGGCGGTGCGATGTACCTGACCGGCATGCTGATCATGGGCTACAACACCTTCATGACCCTGCGCGGCCGTGAAACCCCGGTGGCGGCGATCCCGCAACTGAAGGCTGCGTAA
- the ccoS gene encoding cbb3-type cytochrome oxidase assembly protein CcoS encodes MESLYLLVPLSIALVFGALWVFFKASDDGQFEDLEGPALRILHDADADLGKKNQP; translated from the coding sequence ATGGAATCGCTGTATCTTCTGGTCCCCTTGAGCATCGCCCTTGTCTTCGGCGCGCTGTGGGTCTTTTTCAAGGCCTCCGACGACGGCCAGTTCGAGGATCTTGAAGGCCCCGCGCTGCGCATCCTGCACGACGCCGACGCCGACCTAGGCAAAAAGAACCAGCCCTGA
- a CDS encoding heavy metal translocating P-type ATPase has translation MNAVLQPLSCYHCGLPVPADASWHVAIDGVKRAMCCPGCEAVARTIVDIGQTSYYRERTGFAATADAADLVPPELRLYDSDPRFTVDERDEAEAVLLVEGIRCAACVWLIEHRLLGIAGVTAAGMNVATERLTVRWTSDVKLSDLLQALRSIGYTAFPYDAARHTEQLRKTGLTLGRQLFVAGLSMMQVMMYVAPAYLADDGTLDTEMAALMRWASLLLTLPAVVYSAQPFFAGALASLRARVPGMDVPVALGIAAAFLGSVVATWRGSGDVYFDSVTMFIFLLLASRYLELQARRRAAGALARMQHALPDSASRLSAWPARDTAVVPAAALVAGDHIAVRAGEAFAADGIIAEGHTSVDLALLTGESAPQPKGPGDSVPGGAVNTSAAVVLRVTKPVAGSTLSGLLKLVERAGAAKPRIAQWADRAASHFVLALLLFAIATFVAWCFIDPSRAWPAAIAVLVVSCPCALSLATPSALAAATGGLLSKGILVVQPHVLETLHRATHVVFDKTGTLTAGKPAVQSVSTVSGMDTNMAAQIAAALEAGSLHPLGRAIAAYAAELPRLVAWHADDLLELPGHGLEGTIAGQRYRLGNAGFAAVLAGGPPPESCPTDDATAVWLATQGRWLACFAIGDSLRPDARQTVEHFRAQGKQVVLLSGDRQALADRMARRLGIDSALGDCLPEHKLAYVQRLQAAGAVVAMVGDGINDAAVLSAADVSFAMGSGAALAQVHADTVLLHGQLRMIATTATTARATMRVIRQNLAWATVYNVIAIPAAAFGLLGPWLSGVGMAVSSAVVVVNALRLRAR, from the coding sequence GTGAACGCCGTCCTGCAACCGCTGTCCTGCTACCACTGCGGCTTGCCCGTGCCGGCGGATGCGTCGTGGCACGTGGCGATCGACGGCGTCAAACGCGCCATGTGCTGCCCCGGCTGCGAAGCGGTGGCGCGCACCATCGTCGATATCGGCCAGACCAGCTACTACCGCGAGCGCACCGGCTTTGCCGCCACCGCCGACGCGGCCGATCTGGTGCCGCCGGAACTGCGCCTGTACGACAGCGATCCCCGCTTCACCGTCGATGAGCGCGACGAGGCCGAAGCCGTGCTGCTGGTCGAAGGCATCCGCTGCGCCGCCTGCGTGTGGCTGATCGAACACCGCCTGCTCGGCATTGCCGGCGTCACGGCCGCCGGCATGAACGTCGCCACCGAACGGCTGACAGTACGCTGGACAAGCGACGTCAAACTATCGGACCTGCTGCAGGCGTTGCGTTCCATCGGTTACACCGCCTTCCCGTACGACGCCGCACGCCATACGGAGCAGCTGCGCAAGACCGGCCTCACGCTGGGCCGGCAGCTGTTCGTGGCCGGCCTGTCGATGATGCAGGTGATGATGTACGTCGCGCCGGCGTACCTGGCCGACGACGGCACGCTGGACACGGAGATGGCGGCGCTGATGCGCTGGGCCAGCCTGCTGCTGACGTTGCCGGCCGTCGTCTACTCCGCGCAGCCGTTCTTTGCCGGCGCGCTGGCCAGCCTGCGCGCCCGCGTGCCGGGCATGGACGTGCCGGTCGCGCTGGGCATCGCCGCCGCCTTCCTCGGCAGCGTGGTCGCCACGTGGCGCGGCAGCGGCGACGTGTATTTCGATTCCGTCACGATGTTCATTTTCCTGCTGCTGGCGAGCCGTTATCTTGAATTGCAGGCGCGGCGCAGGGCTGCCGGGGCGCTGGCGCGCATGCAGCATGCGCTGCCCGACTCGGCGAGCCGCCTGAGTGCCTGGCCGGCGCGCGACACTGCTGTCGTGCCGGCCGCCGCATTGGTGGCGGGCGACCATATCGCCGTGCGTGCCGGCGAAGCGTTTGCCGCGGACGGCATCATCGCCGAAGGGCACACGTCCGTCGACCTGGCGCTGCTGACGGGAGAAAGCGCGCCACAGCCGAAGGGTCCGGGCGACAGCGTGCCCGGTGGCGCCGTCAATACCAGCGCCGCCGTCGTGCTGCGCGTGACAAAGCCTGTTGCCGGCAGCACGTTGTCCGGACTATTAAAACTGGTGGAGCGCGCCGGTGCCGCCAAGCCGCGCATCGCGCAGTGGGCCGACCGCGCCGCGTCGCACTTCGTGCTGGCGTTGCTGCTGTTCGCCATCGCGACCTTTGTCGCCTGGTGCTTCATCGATCCCTCGCGCGCATGGCCCGCCGCCATCGCGGTGCTGGTCGTATCGTGCCCGTGCGCGCTGTCGCTGGCGACACCGTCCGCGCTGGCCGCCGCCACGGGCGGCCTGCTGTCCAAAGGCATTCTCGTGGTGCAGCCGCACGTGCTGGAAACGCTGCACCGTGCCACGCACGTCGTCTTCGACAAGACCGGCACGCTCACGGCCGGGAAGCCCGCCGTGCAGTCGGTATCGACGGTAAGTGGCATGGACACCAACATGGCGGCGCAGATTGCCGCCGCGCTGGAAGCAGGCAGCCTGCACCCGCTTGGCCGGGCGATCGCCGCCTATGCCGCGGAGCTGCCGCGCCTCGTCGCCTGGCATGCGGACGATTTACTTGAGCTGCCGGGCCATGGGCTGGAAGGCACGATAGCCGGCCAGCGCTACCGGCTTGGCAACGCTGGCTTTGCCGCAGTGCTGGCGGGTGGGCCACCGCCGGAGAGTTGCCCGACCGACGATGCCACGGCGGTGTGGCTGGCAACGCAGGGTCGCTGGCTGGCGTGCTTCGCCATCGGCGACAGCTTGCGCCCGGACGCGCGACAGACGGTCGAGCACTTCAGGGCGCAAGGCAAGCAGGTGGTGCTGCTCAGTGGCGACCGGCAGGCATTGGCCGATCGTATGGCGCGCCGGCTGGGCATCGACAGCGCGCTGGGCGACTGCCTGCCCGAACACAAGCTGGCGTACGTGCAGCGGTTGCAGGCCGCCGGCGCGGTGGTCGCCATGGTCGGTGACGGCATCAACGATGCGGCGGTACTGAGCGCCGCCGACGTGTCGTTCGCCATGGGCTCCGGTGCCGCGCTGGCACAAGTGCATGCCGACACGGTGCTGCTGCATGGTCAGTTGCGCATGATTGCGACAACGGCCACCACGGCTCGCGCGACGATGCGCGTGATCCGCCAGAACCTGGCGTGGGCCACTGTCTATAACGTCATTGCCATTCCCGCCGCGGCCTTCGGGCTGCTGGGGCCATGGCTGTCCGGCGTCGGCATGGCGGTCAGTTCCGCCGTCGTCGTTGTCAACGCACTGCGCCTGCGCGCGAGGTAA
- a CDS encoding sulfite exporter TauE/SafE family protein codes for MSLNLLPVFAVGLAGSVHCVGMCGGIVGALSGVAQRRVIPIVPGNAGALPLAPAGEALLRVLAYNAGRIGSYMVAGALAAGMASGAAGLARIAHWQGLAYLLANVMLVALGLYLMDLWRGLTYVEAAGNVLWRRILPLLKYLLPMDTLPKAFALGGLWGWVPCGMVYSVLLTAMLSGSAAGGAAVMLAFGAGTLPLLLALGLAGARLRAALQRRGARTACGLLVLAFGMLGIARYAGGLQHGWLDALCVGMP; via the coding sequence ATGTCCCTCAACCTGCTTCCCGTATTCGCCGTCGGCCTGGCCGGCAGCGTGCATTGCGTCGGCATGTGCGGCGGTATCGTCGGCGCGTTGAGTGGCGTGGCGCAGCGTCGCGTGATCCCGATCGTGCCGGGGAACGCGGGCGCGCTGCCGCTGGCGCCAGCGGGCGAGGCGCTCCTGCGCGTGCTGGCCTATAACGCCGGGCGTATCGGCAGCTACATGGTCGCGGGCGCACTGGCGGCGGGCATGGCCAGCGGTGCCGCCGGCCTTGCCCGCATCGCCCACTGGCAGGGATTGGCCTATCTGCTGGCGAACGTCATGCTGGTCGCGCTGGGACTATATCTGATGGACCTGTGGCGCGGGCTGACGTACGTGGAGGCTGCCGGGAATGTTCTGTGGCGCCGTATCCTGCCGCTGCTGAAATACCTGCTGCCGATGGACACGCTGCCCAAGGCGTTCGCCCTCGGTGGCCTGTGGGGCTGGGTGCCGTGCGGGATGGTCTACAGCGTGCTGCTGACGGCCATGCTGTCCGGGTCCGCCGCCGGTGGCGCCGCCGTCATGCTGGCCTTTGGCGCCGGCACCTTGCCACTGCTGCTGGCTCTGGGACTGGCCGGCGCGCGCCTGCGCGCCGCGCTGCAGCGGCGTGGCGCGCGTACCGCCTGCGGCCTGCTCGTGCTGGCATTCGGCATGCTGGGCATCGCCCGCTATGCCGGCGGCCTGCAGCACGGCTGGCTCGATGCATTATGCGTGGGGATGCCGTGA
- the hemN gene encoding oxygen-independent coproporphyrinogen III oxidase, whose protein sequence is MNAPDHKFSPAAVQFDANVIAKLTTSGPRYTSYPTADRFTPGFGYGSFLEAQAGLKMRGGRRPLSAYVHVPFCDTVCYYCACNKIGTRDRSKAITYLAYLKQEIDMQGKLFAGINRLEQLHLGGGTPTYFGDRQMEELMAHLRRNFVFAPDSEGEYSIEIDPRTVDAARVRSLRTQGFNRLSLGVQDFDPDVQKAVNRIQPAEDTIAIMNAARDAGFRSISIDLIYGLPKQTMATVEQTLSKVIVANPDRIALYNYAHMPHLFKPQRRILDADLPTPEVKLEMLALCISRLTAAGYVYIGMDHFAKPEDDLAVAQRQGRLHRNFQGYSTHAEMDLVAVGVSAISAVNATYSQNEKTLDEYYARLDEGKLPIARGYKLDHDDLLRRLIIGRLMCNFELSVSSIEQGWPVRFRDYFREELAQLAEFVDDGLLTMEDDWVTVTAKGRLTIRNICMVFDRHLRESRLQASNLSQPQPLRYSKTI, encoded by the coding sequence ATGAACGCCCCTGACCACAAATTTTCCCCCGCTGCGGTGCAGTTCGACGCCAACGTCATCGCGAAGCTGACCACGTCCGGCCCGCGCTACACGTCCTATCCGACGGCCGACCGCTTCACGCCGGGCTTCGGCTACGGCAGCTTCCTGGAAGCGCAGGCGGGGCTGAAAATGCGCGGCGGGCGGCGGCCCCTGTCGGCTTACGTGCACGTGCCGTTCTGCGACACCGTCTGCTACTACTGCGCCTGCAACAAGATCGGCACCAGGGATCGCAGCAAGGCCATCACATACCTGGCCTACCTGAAGCAGGAGATCGACATGCAGGGCAAGCTGTTCGCCGGTATCAACCGGCTCGAGCAGCTGCACCTCGGCGGCGGCACGCCCACCTATTTCGGCGACCGCCAGATGGAGGAGCTGATGGCGCACCTGCGCCGCAACTTCGTGTTCGCGCCGGACTCGGAAGGCGAGTATTCCATCGAGATCGATCCGCGCACGGTGGATGCGGCGCGTGTGCGGTCGCTGCGCACGCAGGGCTTCAACCGCCTCAGTCTCGGCGTGCAGGATTTCGATCCCGACGTGCAGAAGGCCGTCAACCGCATCCAGCCGGCCGAGGACACCATCGCCATCATGAACGCAGCCCGTGACGCGGGCTTCCGCTCCATCAGCATCGACCTGATTTACGGCCTGCCGAAACAGACGATGGCGACGGTGGAGCAGACGCTGTCGAAAGTGATCGTCGCCAATCCCGACCGCATCGCGCTGTACAACTACGCGCACATGCCGCACCTGTTCAAGCCGCAGCGGCGCATCCTTGACGCCGACTTGCCGACGCCGGAGGTGAAGCTTGAAATGCTGGCACTGTGCATCAGCCGGCTGACGGCCGCCGGCTACGTCTATATCGGCATGGACCATTTCGCCAAGCCGGAAGACGACCTGGCCGTGGCGCAACGCCAGGGCCGCCTGCACCGCAACTTCCAGGGCTACTCGACGCATGCGGAGATGGACCTGGTGGCCGTCGGTGTTTCGGCCATCAGCGCCGTCAACGCCACCTACAGCCAGAACGAGAAAACGCTGGACGAATACTATGCCCGGCTGGACGAGGGTAAACTGCCCATCGCCCGCGGCTACAAGCTGGATCACGACGACCTCCTGCGCCGCCTCATCATCGGCCGGCTGATGTGCAACTTCGAGCTGTCGGTCAGCTCCATCGAGCAAGGCTGGCCGGTGCGTTTCCGCGACTACTTCCGGGAAGAGCTGGCGCAGCTGGCCGAATTCGTCGACGACGGCCTGCTGACGATGGAAGACGACTGGGTCACCGTCACGGCGAAGGGGCGCCTGACGATCCGCAATATCTGCATGGTATTCGACCGCCACTTGCGCGAGTCGCGCCTGCAGGCGTCGAATCTGTCGCAGCCGCAGCCGCTGCGCTACTCGAAAACCATCTGA